In Acidobacteriota bacterium, one DNA window encodes the following:
- a CDS encoding aldo/keto reductase gives MGANNLELQTTASAIPERPLGRTGVNVAALGFGGYHLGTIKDESEAIRLTQAAIDVGITFLDNAWEYHDGRSEELMGKAIKDRRAQVFLMSKVCTHGRDRHEALRQLEDSLRRLQTDYLDLWQVHELAYDNDPEMHFALDGVIEALQQAQQQGKVRFVGFTGHKSPEIHLKMLAYEYPFDTCQMPLNCFDATFRSFEQKVLPELARQGIAAIGMKSMGGVGDMVKAGVVTAQEALRYALSLPVATVVSGIPSERTLQQNLKVARGFVPMNEDERQALRARCAALAGDGRFELYKVTAKHEGPIGRAQHGFPPPAVMQD, from the coding sequence ATAGGAGCAAACAACTTGGAACTACAAACAACTGCTTCCGCTATTCCTGAACGCCCGCTAGGCCGCACCGGCGTCAACGTCGCCGCGCTCGGCTTTGGCGGCTATCATCTCGGCACAATCAAAGACGAGTCGGAAGCCATCCGTCTGACGCAGGCCGCCATTGACGTGGGCATTACCTTTCTCGACAACGCCTGGGAATACCACGACGGGCGCAGCGAAGAGTTGATGGGCAAGGCGATCAAAGACCGGCGCGCGCAAGTCTTCCTGATGTCCAAAGTCTGCACGCACGGGCGCGACCGGCACGAGGCGCTGCGGCAGTTGGAAGATTCGTTGCGGCGCTTGCAAACCGATTACCTGGACTTGTGGCAGGTGCACGAATTGGCCTACGACAACGATCCTGAAATGCACTTCGCGCTGGACGGCGTGATTGAGGCGTTGCAGCAGGCCCAGCAGCAAGGCAAGGTGCGTTTCGTAGGCTTCACCGGCCACAAAAGCCCGGAGATTCATTTGAAGATGCTGGCCTATGAATATCCGTTCGACACCTGCCAGATGCCGCTCAACTGTTTTGACGCGACTTTTCGCAGCTTTGAACAAAAGGTCTTGCCCGAACTGGCGCGCCAGGGCATTGCGGCTATCGGGATGAAAAGCATGGGCGGTGTCGGTGACATGGTCAAAGCGGGCGTGGTGACGGCACAAGAGGCCTTGCGTTACGCCTTGAGCTTGCCCGTGGCGACGGTCGTTAGCGGCATCCCGTCCGAACGCACCTTGCAGCAGAATTTGAAAGTCGCGCGCGGTTTTGTGCCGATGAACGAAGACGAGAGGCAGGCCTTGCGCGCACGTTGCGCGGCGCTCGCGGGCGATGGGCGCTTTGAGTTGTACAAAGTGACGGCCAAGCACGAAGGGCCGATTGGCCGCGCCCAGCACGGGTTTCCGCCGCCGGCAGTGATGCAGGACTGA
- a CDS encoding type II toxin-antitoxin system VapC family toxin translates to MNRFVFVDTGAWFALAVPSDPNHRRVSEWLANAAVPLLTTDYVIDETLTLLRARGERRRALELGEAFFSGRLAEIYWLSETDLYTAWQVFRDFADKDWSFTDCTSRVVIQKLDLATALAFDRHFQQFGNVIVVP, encoded by the coding sequence ATGAATAGATTCGTTTTCGTTGATACCGGGGCCTGGTTTGCGCTGGCGGTGCCATCTGACCCGAATCATCGCCGGGTGTCGGAATGGTTGGCCAATGCCGCTGTCCCATTATTGACGACTGATTATGTTATTGATGAGACGCTGACATTATTGCGGGCGCGTGGCGAGCGACGCCGGGCGCTTGAGCTTGGCGAAGCGTTCTTTTCTGGCAGGCTCGCTGAAATTTATTGGCTAAGCGAGACCGACTTATACACGGCCTGGCAAGTCTTCCGCGACTTTGCCGACAAGGATTGGAGCTTCACAGATTGTACGAGCAGGGTCGTGATTCAAAAGCTCGACCTCGCCACTGCTCTCGCCTTTGACCGGCATTTCCAGCAATTCGGCAACGTCATCGTTGTTCCCTGA
- a CDS encoding antitoxin family protein: MAMQIHAVVESGLIRPLEPIELTDGELIEVIVLHQAEKTGSTTSPAQILARIAALPLEGAPDNFSGQDHDRILYPTNE; encoded by the coding sequence ATAGCTATGCAAATACATGCTGTCGTTGAAAGCGGTTTGATCCGTCCGCTGGAACCAATCGAATTGACGGATGGCGAGTTAATTGAGGTGATCGTCTTGCACCAAGCCGAGAAGACGGGCTCAACCACTTCACCTGCACAAATACTTGCCCGCATCGCTGCGCTTCCACTAGAAGGCGCGCCGGATAATTTCTCCGGCCAAGATCACGACCGCATCCTTTATCCAACCAATGAATAG
- a CDS encoding molybdopterin oxidoreductase family protein, whose product MSSRELQVIRGACPHDCPDTCALEITVENGVAIKVAGAADHPTTNGFLCTKVNRYLERTYSPQRVLYPMKRVGAKGKGLFARITWDEALDTIAAKFKEIAADNPQAILPYSYAGTMGLIQGESMDRRFFHQLGASLLDRTICASAGSAGYSATLGLRLGTDMERFDEAKLILIWGSNPITSNVHLWPKIVEAKRRGARVIAIDPYRSLTAEKCDEHLALLPGTDAALALAMMHVLIKEDLLDHDYIQQYTHGFELLRERALEWAPARAAEITGLSTDQIIKLAREYGTTKPAVIRLNYGMQRHAGGGMAVRTVTCLPALVGAWRDAAGGVLLSSSSTFVMNTNALQRPDLIWNQPRTINMSALGDALLGYQRIQYRAREQAARLSVALDEKLEPLVPPIKAIYVYNSNPAAVAPDSRKVIAGFQREDLFCVVHEIFQTDTADYADILLPATTQLEQFDLHRAYGHMYVLVNNPAIAPLGEAKPNTEVFRLLAARLGFTDECFRDSDEEMARQALQSEHERMQGINLDELKAKGWQRLNVPERYAPFAEGNFPTPSGKCEFFSEALAKQGHDPLPTYIAPRESVLDAPVLARQYPLAVISPPAHNFLNSSFANLPSFLKAEKEPWLDIHPTDAAARNIADGDRVRIFNDRGAFTATARVTDKARRGVVVALSVWWKKLTRDGTNANDVTGQGLTDLGAAATFYDALVEVAKA is encoded by the coding sequence ATGTCATCACGAGAGTTGCAAGTCATTCGCGGCGCGTGCCCGCACGATTGCCCTGACACTTGTGCGCTGGAAATCACCGTCGAAAACGGCGTGGCGATCAAGGTCGCGGGCGCAGCCGATCATCCGACGACCAACGGCTTTCTCTGCACGAAGGTCAATCGCTATCTCGAACGCACCTATAGCCCACAGCGTGTGCTCTATCCGATGAAGCGCGTCGGCGCGAAAGGCAAGGGTCTTTTCGCCCGCATCACCTGGGATGAAGCGCTCGACACCATCGCCGCCAAGTTCAAAGAAATCGCCGCCGATAACCCGCAAGCGATCTTGCCGTATAGCTACGCCGGGACGATGGGCTTGATCCAGGGTGAGAGCATGGATCGGCGCTTCTTTCATCAACTCGGCGCGTCGCTGCTGGATCGCACGATCTGCGCCAGCGCCGGGTCGGCGGGCTATTCGGCGACGCTGGGCTTGCGCCTCGGCACGGACATGGAACGTTTTGACGAAGCCAAACTGATTTTGATTTGGGGCAGCAATCCGATCACTTCCAACGTCCACCTCTGGCCGAAGATCGTCGAAGCCAAACGGCGTGGCGCGCGCGTCATCGCGATTGATCCGTATCGTTCGTTGACCGCCGAAAAGTGTGATGAACATCTCGCGCTGTTGCCGGGCACCGATGCCGCGCTGGCACTGGCAATGATGCACGTGTTGATCAAAGAAGACCTGCTCGATCACGATTACATTCAGCAATACACGCACGGCTTTGAACTGCTGCGTGAGCGCGCCCTGGAATGGGCACCCGCGCGGGCGGCTGAGATCACCGGTCTCAGCACGGACCAAATCATCAAACTGGCGCGCGAGTACGGCACGACCAAACCGGCGGTCATTCGTTTGAATTACGGCATGCAACGCCACGCGGGCGGCGGGATGGCGGTGCGCACGGTGACCTGTTTACCCGCGCTCGTGGGTGCCTGGCGCGATGCAGCGGGCGGCGTGCTGCTTTCGTCTTCGAGCACGTTTGTGATGAATACGAACGCGCTGCAACGGCCCGATTTGATTTGGAACCAGCCGCGCACAATCAATATGTCGGCGCTGGGCGATGCGTTGCTCGGTTATCAACGCATACAGTACCGCGCGCGTGAGCAAGCGGCGCGTTTATCAGTTGCCCTTGACGAGAAACTTGAACCGCTCGTTCCGCCGATCAAAGCGATTTACGTCTACAACTCCAACCCCGCCGCTGTCGCGCCCGATTCGCGCAAAGTGATCGCGGGCTTCCAACGCGAAGACCTCTTTTGCGTCGTCCACGAAATCTTCCAGACTGACACCGCCGATTACGCCGACATCCTGCTGCCCGCGACGACGCAACTCGAACAGTTCGACCTGCACCGCGCCTACGGCCACATGTACGTGCTGGTTAACAACCCGGCCATCGCCCCGCTGGGCGAAGCCAAACCCAACACCGAAGTCTTCCGCCTGCTGGCCGCGCGCCTGGGGTTTACGGACGAATGCTTCCGCGATTCGGATGAAGAGATGGCGCGGCAGGCGTTGCAAAGCGAGCACGAGCGTATGCAAGGCATCAACCTCGACGAATTGAAAGCCAAAGGCTGGCAGCGGCTGAACGTGCCCGAACGCTACGCGCCCTTTGCCGAAGGCAATTTCCCTACGCCTTCAGGCAAGTGCGAATTCTTCAGCGAGGCGCTGGCGAAACAAGGGCACGACCCGCTGCCGACTTATATCGCGCCGCGCGAATCGGTGCTGGATGCGCCCGTGTTGGCCCGGCAATACCCGCTGGCGGTCATCTCGCCACCCGCGCACAATTTCCTGAATTCCAGCTTCGCCAACCTGCCTTCGTTTTTGAAGGCCGAGAAAGAACCCTGGCTGGATATTCACCCCACTGACGCCGCCGCACGCAACATTGCCGACGGCGACCGCGTGCGCATCTTCAACGACCGGGGTGCCTTCACCGCCACGGCGCGCGTGACCGACAAGGCCCGGCGCGGCGTCGTCGTAGCATTGTCAGTGTGGTGGAAGAAACTGACCCGCGACGGCACGAATGCGAATGACGTGACAGGACAGGGATTGACGGATTTGGGAGCGGCGGCGACGTTTTATGATGCGTTGGTGGAAGTGGCAAAGGCATAG
- a CDS encoding sulfatase, which translates to MQHPLLDSLLRGLAWLFLFVWTVVLDSALAPVVAQGNARPNFIMIVLDDVSPDLGCYGDAQASTPNMDRLAQAGARFTRAFTHAPVCAPSRSGLMTGMYPTTLGSHHMRSKLINPPEVFTKYLRDAGYYVAWPGKVDWNFDDGNPDPTKFTYQPNAQQADSRKDWLNEAPPNKPFFHYLNLLVTHESQTRATPEQHAKNTARLKPNEFHKPANMKLPAYYPDAPEIRKDLSQYYDDVTAADYVVGDVLAWLDKYKIADNTLVLVFGDHGRGMPRSKRWLWDSGIRVPLLMRWPARIKPNTVRDDLVCFLDFAPTFLSLAGVEVPTRMQGQIILNDNGGDKQAKARPYVYSARDRMDEVYDRIRSVRGVRYHYLRNFAPELPYAQFLSYNEENPTMKVWRRLHNEGKLSGAPALFWAATKPKEELYDTQTDPDEIRNLASDPKYQKQLRDMRAALDRWIVETKDLGEVPETELIKRGIVKDVLTGGYDQRPKQ; encoded by the coding sequence ATGCAACATCCTTTGTTGGATTCGCTGCTGCGCGGGCTGGCTTGGCTGTTTCTCTTCGTTTGGACGGTTGTTTTGGACAGCGCGCTTGCGCCAGTCGTGGCGCAGGGCAACGCGCGCCCGAACTTCATTATGATCGTGCTGGACGACGTCAGCCCCGATCTGGGTTGTTATGGCGACGCCCAAGCCAGCACGCCAAACATGGATCGCCTCGCCCAGGCAGGCGCGCGGTTCACCCGCGCCTTTACGCACGCGCCCGTTTGTGCGCCCAGCCGTTCGGGATTGATGACTGGTATGTATCCGACCACGCTTGGTTCGCATCACATGCGTTCCAAGCTCATCAATCCGCCCGAAGTCTTTACCAAATATCTGCGCGACGCCGGTTATTACGTCGCCTGGCCGGGCAAGGTGGATTGGAACTTTGACGACGGCAATCCCGATCCCACCAAATTCACTTATCAGCCGAATGCCCAGCAAGCCGATTCACGCAAAGATTGGCTCAACGAAGCGCCACCCAACAAACCCTTCTTTCATTACCTCAACCTCCTGGTCACGCACGAGAGCCAGACGCGCGCCACGCCGGAGCAGCACGCCAAAAACACCGCGCGGTTGAAACCCAACGAGTTTCATAAACCGGCGAACATGAAGCTGCCCGCGTATTACCCCGACGCGCCCGAAATCCGCAAAGACCTGTCGCAGTATTACGACGATGTGACCGCCGCCGATTACGTAGTGGGCGATGTGCTGGCCTGGCTCGACAAATACAAAATCGCTGACAACACGCTGGTCTTGGTCTTTGGCGATCACGGGCGCGGGATGCCGCGCAGCAAACGCTGGCTCTGGGACAGCGGCATCCGCGTGCCCTTGCTGATGCGCTGGCCCGCCCGGATCAAACCCAACACCGTGCGCGATGACTTGGTCTGCTTCCTCGATTTCGCGCCGACGTTCTTGTCGCTGGCGGGTGTTGAAGTCCCCACGCGCATGCAAGGACAGATCATCCTCAATGACAACGGGGGCGACAAACAAGCCAAAGCACGGCCTTATGTCTATTCGGCGCGCGACCGCATGGATGAAGTGTATGACCGCATCCGCAGCGTGCGCGGAGTGCGCTATCACTACCTGCGCAACTTCGCACCGGAACTGCCTTACGCGCAATTTCTCAGTTACAACGAAGAGAACCCGACCATGAAGGTTTGGCGGCGCTTGCACAACGAAGGCAAGCTGAGCGGCGCGCCCGCCTTGTTCTGGGCCGCAACCAAACCGAAAGAAGAGCTTTACGATACACAGACCGATCCCGACGAAATCAGGAATCTGGCGAGCGATCCCAAGTATCAAAAACAACTGCGCGACATGCGCGCCGCGTTAGACCGCTGGATCGTCGAGACCAAAGATTTAGGCGAAGTGCCCGAAACCGAACTGATCAAACGCGGCATCGTTAAAGACGTGTTGACGGGTGGTTACGATCAACGGCCCAAGCAATAA
- a CDS encoding glycosyltransferase family 2 protein translates to MIPQSGSHCALSVVIPLYNEAETLPLLVTKLLEVLAHEPAFLEVVLVDDGSQDRTAALAQELAAREPRLRLVQHAGNRGLGAAIRTGLAAAAGDLILYTDADLPFDFHLIPQLLARAGERNVVIGYRLNRGEGARRWVLTKGYNLLCRLLLGVRVHDVNFACKLLPRAAVRQMQLGAEGSFIDAEILLECRRLGFEISEFPLTYFPRTLGQSTLSRPAVILGIVSELIAYFQRTWRAQTPPLELPVEVQPDYHNEI, encoded by the coding sequence ATGATCCCTCAATCCGGGTCTCACTGTGCCCTAAGTGTCGTTATTCCCCTTTACAACGAAGCGGAAACCTTGCCTTTGTTGGTGACCAAGCTGCTTGAGGTGCTCGCGCACGAGCCTGCCTTCCTGGAAGTGGTGTTGGTGGACGACGGCAGTCAAGACCGTACCGCCGCGCTGGCGCAGGAACTGGCGGCGCGGGAACCGCGTTTGCGATTGGTACAGCACGCAGGCAATCGTGGATTGGGCGCGGCGATTCGCACCGGCCTGGCTGCCGCCGCCGGTGATTTAATTCTGTACACAGACGCCGATCTACCCTTCGACTTCCACTTGATCCCGCAATTGCTGGCCCGCGCCGGTGAACGCAACGTCGTCATCGGCTATCGCTTGAACCGGGGCGAAGGCGCGCGGCGTTGGGTGCTGACCAAAGGCTACAATTTACTTTGCCGTCTGCTGTTGGGCGTGCGCGTGCACGATGTCAACTTCGCCTGCAAGCTGCTGCCGCGCGCCGCTGTGCGCCAGATGCAACTGGGTGCGGAAGGCTCCTTCATTGATGCCGAGATTTTGCTGGAATGCCGCCGGCTGGGCTTTGAGATCAGCGAGTTCCCGCTGACTTACTTTCCGCGCACGCTGGGCCAGTCCACCTTGTCGCGTCCGGCGGTGATCTTGGGCATCGTCAGCGAATTGATTGCTTATTTTCAGCGCACCTGGCGCGCTCAAACGCCCCCCTTGGAATTGCCGGTCGAAGTACAACCTGATTATCACAATGAAATTTAG
- a CDS encoding glycosyltransferase family 39 protein, translated as MKFSEKQLLGLLLLLATAIYVGSAGIPALLDDADSFYAEVARTMKLRGDWITPYINGVRYMEKPPLFYWLVILSYKLFGDANTFTARLPTALTVVALVFVTTRLGKLLFGARAGWLAGLALATSFGTFLFTRIILPDALFTLLLSLTLYAFLRWERETEEPQRWVLAIYAFGALAVMARGLIGVLFPGGIIIGTLVLTGRWREIFKLISLKCMLLFFVIALPWHLAIGTRNPGFYWFYFINEHVLRFLGKRLPKDYGTVPLLPFWLLHMVWLFPWSFYLVTLLKPANFKAAWQEQRRELMLPVVWVLLILLFFSFSSRLEYYTLPAFPALALLAGRQCEKYWEAQRNWPGLVLASLGGLLGIALIVVAVTLAGQASGDMFAQLKDNPELYVYYLGHLFDLTPESLLALRVPLVLAGVAFGVFLPLHYFRPSKAALLALGMAFFFVAANLAFLVFAPRMTSKPLAGEITRRAQGDDVIVIDGHMEEGSSVAFYTRHPLLLRNGRISNLQYGSHYPDVPPVFPDDARLKQMWEENRQRIFLVTFQAKQAQLEALLPANRHLLARYGDKLLLSNRLD; from the coding sequence ATGAAATTTAGCGAGAAACAGTTGCTCGGGTTGCTGCTCTTGCTGGCTACAGCGATTTACGTGGGCAGCGCAGGCATTCCGGCGTTGCTGGATGACGCCGATTCGTTTTACGCCGAAGTCGCGCGCACAATGAAGCTGCGCGGCGATTGGATCACGCCTTACATCAACGGGGTGCGTTACATGGAAAAACCACCCCTCTTTTACTGGCTGGTCATCCTTTCGTACAAGCTCTTCGGCGACGCTAACACGTTCACAGCGCGGCTGCCGACGGCCTTGACTGTCGTGGCGTTGGTCTTTGTGACAACGCGCCTGGGCAAGTTGCTTTTCGGTGCGCGCGCGGGCTGGCTGGCCGGGTTGGCATTGGCGACTTCGTTTGGCACCTTCCTGTTCACCCGCATAATCCTGCCGGACGCACTCTTTACCTTGCTGTTGTCGCTGACGCTCTATGCGTTCCTGCGTTGGGAGCGTGAAACGGAAGAGCCACAACGCTGGGTGTTGGCCATTTATGCCTTCGGCGCGCTGGCCGTCATGGCCAGAGGACTCATCGGGGTGCTCTTTCCCGGCGGCATCATCATTGGCACGCTCGTTTTGACTGGTCGCTGGCGCGAGATCTTCAAGCTGATCTCGCTCAAATGCATGCTGCTTTTTTTCGTCATCGCCCTGCCCTGGCACTTGGCCATTGGTACGCGCAATCCGGGGTTTTACTGGTTCTACTTCATCAATGAGCACGTGCTGCGCTTCCTAGGCAAGCGCCTGCCGAAGGATTATGGCACGGTGCCGCTGTTGCCATTCTGGCTGCTGCACATGGTTTGGCTCTTTCCGTGGTCGTTTTATTTGGTGACGCTGCTCAAACCGGCGAACTTCAAAGCCGCTTGGCAAGAACAGCGCCGTGAATTGATGTTGCCGGTGGTTTGGGTGCTCCTGATTCTGCTGTTCTTTTCGTTTTCGTCGCGCTTGGAGTATTACACGCTGCCCGCCTTTCCGGCGTTGGCCTTGCTGGCGGGGCGGCAATGCGAAAAATACTGGGAAGCCCAACGCAATTGGCCTGGGCTTGTGCTCGCGTCACTGGGCGGCTTGCTGGGCATCGCGCTGATCGTCGTGGCAGTGACCTTGGCGGGCCAGGCGTCGGGCGATATGTTTGCGCAGTTGAAAGATAATCCCGAGCTTTACGTCTATTACCTGGGTCATCTTTTCGACCTGACCCCGGAGAGCTTGCTCGCGTTGCGTGTGCCGCTCGTGTTGGCGGGCGTGGCGTTTGGGGTGTTCTTACCGCTGCATTATTTCCGCCCGTCAAAAGCCGCGCTGCTCGCGCTGGGCATGGCGTTCTTTTTCGTGGCCGCCAACTTGGCGTTTCTGGTGTTTGCGCCGCGCATGACCTCCAAACCGCTGGCTGGCGAAATCACGCGCCGCGCACAAGGCGATGACGTGATCGTGATAGACGGCCACATGGAGGAAGGTTCCAGCGTGGCGTTTTACACGCGGCACCCCTTGCTGTTACGTAATGGCCGCATTTCGAATCTGCAATACGGCTCGCACTACCCCGACGTGCCGCCGGTCTTTCCCGACGATGCGCGCTTGAAACAGATGTGGGAGGAAAACCGCCAGCGCATTTTCCTCGTAACCTTTCAAGCCAAGCAAGCGCAGCTCGAAGCATTGCTGCCCGCCAACCGGCATTTGCTGGCGCGTTACGGTGACAAATTGCTGTTGTCGAACCGGCTCGATTAA
- a CDS encoding ChbG/HpnK family deacetylase has translation MNDMHERRLIINADDYGLCDEINAAVAALDATGLLGGVSLLVNGAACAAACAYARQHPQLAAGIHFNAVEGRALTKAEGITNAAGFLPRGWLMKRWLAYPQAVSNAVEREWRAQIEALLAAGLKLSHADSHQHLHAFPPAFECAVRLCHEYGIPALRLPHEALRDHLRWAGLLGLRVSLRLARWATPARALRHNDHFLGFRHAGHFTLETLRDELAALPAGLTELAVHPSMRDGVPYPDYASGQELAALLAPDFRACLTALQIKIVSWA, from the coding sequence TTGAATGACATGCACGAACGGCGACTGATCATCAATGCGGACGATTACGGTTTGTGCGACGAGATCAACGCCGCCGTCGCAGCGCTCGACGCCACAGGCTTGCTGGGCGGTGTTTCGCTGCTGGTCAACGGCGCAGCCTGTGCAGCGGCGTGCGCGTATGCGCGCCAGCATCCGCAATTGGCGGCGGGCATTCATTTCAACGCCGTCGAAGGCCGGGCGCTGACCAAGGCGGAAGGCATCACGAACGCCGCCGGTTTCCTCCCGCGCGGCTGGCTGATGAAGCGCTGGCTGGCTTACCCGCAAGCCGTTTCAAATGCGGTTGAACGCGAATGGCGGGCGCAGATCGAAGCCCTGTTGGCGGCGGGTCTCAAACTCAGCCATGCCGACAGTCATCAGCATCTGCACGCCTTTCCGCCCGCGTTTGAGTGCGCCGTCCGGCTCTGCCACGAATACGGCATCCCGGCGCTGCGATTGCCGCACGAAGCCTTGCGCGATCACCTTCGTTGGGCCGGGTTGCTGGGCTTGCGCGTATCGCTGCGGCTGGCGCGCTGGGCGACCCCGGCGCGCGCGTTGCGCCACAACGACCACTTTCTGGGCTTCCGGCACGCGGGCCATTTCACGCTGGAGACGCTGCGCGACGAACTGGCCGCCTTGCCCGCCGGGTTGACGGAACTGGCCGTGCATCCGAGTATGCGCGACGGCGTGCCCTATCCTGACTATGCCAGCGGCCAGGAATTGGCGGCGTTGCTTGCGCCGGACTTCCGCGCCTGCTTGACGGCTTTGCAGATCAAGATAGTTTCCTGGGCTTAG